In a genomic window of Sporosarcina trichiuri:
- a CDS encoding methionyl-tRNA formyltransferase, producing the protein MNKTVFIGSVISSKIALETLIESNVKVDLVCSLDEEVSTNVSDYYPIHKIAFEYDIPFLKFKKINSREVLDEIKKIAPDFIYVIGLSQILSNELLDMANKYSIGFHPTPLPKHRGRAAIPWQIILGERESKVSLFKLDQGMDSGDIINQYPYTIEETDYAMDVYHKICTAMSEAIKESVENIYSDSVTFKKQDHEKASFLLVRRPEDGEIDWNLPSEEIETLIRATSKPYPGAFSHYKGNKVVFWKAYLEANEKYIGIPGQIAWKKDNGDIGIIAKDALLVLTKYEVSNDSNPFIIGHKFV; encoded by the coding sequence ATGAATAAGACTGTTTTTATAGGGTCGGTTATCTCAAGTAAGATTGCTCTAGAAACCCTAATAGAAAGTAACGTGAAAGTAGATCTAGTTTGCTCCCTTGATGAGGAAGTATCAACAAATGTTTCGGACTATTATCCTATTCATAAAATAGCTTTCGAATATGATATTCCATTTTTAAAGTTTAAAAAAATCAATAGTCGAGAAGTACTTGATGAGATTAAAAAGATAGCCCCTGATTTTATCTATGTAATTGGACTTTCGCAAATATTATCAAATGAACTTCTTGATATGGCTAATAAATATTCAATTGGATTCCACCCGACACCTCTACCTAAGCATAGGGGAAGAGCTGCTATACCATGGCAGATAATATTAGGAGAGCGAGAATCAAAAGTATCTTTATTTAAACTAGACCAGGGGATGGATTCCGGGGATATCATTAATCAGTACCCGTATACAATTGAAGAAACTGATTATGCAATGGATGTCTACCATAAAATATGTACCGCAATGAGCGAAGCTATCAAAGAAAGTGTTGAAAATATTTATTCTGATTCAGTAACCTTTAAAAAGCAAGATCATGAAAAGGCCTCATTCTTATTAGTTAGGAGACCAGAAGATGGGGAGATTGACTGGAATTTACCAAGTGAAGAAATTGAAACACTTATTCGTGCTACAAGTAAGCCTTATCCTGGCGCTTTTTCACACTACAAAGGCAATAAAGTGGTTTTTTGGAAAGCTTATTTGGAGGCTAATGAGAAATACATCGGTATACCGGGGCAGATTGCTTGGAAAAAAGATAATGGTGATATAGGAATTATAGCAAAAGATGCATTGTTAGTTTTAACGAAATATGAAGTATCTAATGATTCAAACCCTTTTATTATAGGACATAAATTTGTTTAA
- a CDS encoding glucose-6-phosphate isomerase has product MTYIKLDYTNAEPFFGHYQIEFLKESVAAIHEQMHSGRSKHQDALGWLTYPQDIDPQEIERIQKTAQHIQQTSDILLVIGIGGSYLGARAAIEMLTHPFKYSIPGPTQHKPQILYVGQNLSSTYMTQVMQALKGKDFAINIISKSGTTTEPAIAFRIFRKLLEDKYGKEEARKRIIATTDAEQGALRELAQQEGYVTFTIPRDIGGRYSVLTPVGLLPMATAGIDIQQVLTGAKQAYNELLTADITENSAYQYAIIRNILFQKGMAIELFVAYEPSLQFFAEWWKQLFGESEGKERRGIFPASATFTTDLHSFGQYIQEGQRDLFETILTVKEPAHDLVIGSDPDNIDGLNYLAGKTVNKVNEQATIGALNAHAEGGVPAVTFEVPRLDAFTFGYLVYYFEKACAMSAYLFGVNPFDQPGVELYKTNMFKLLEKPGYTETAKSI; this is encoded by the coding sequence ATGACCTACATCAAGCTGGACTACACAAATGCAGAGCCCTTCTTCGGACACTACCAGATCGAGTTCCTCAAAGAATCAGTCGCAGCCATCCACGAGCAGATGCACAGCGGCCGCAGCAAGCACCAGGACGCCCTCGGCTGGCTCACCTATCCCCAGGACATCGACCCGCAAGAAATCGAACGAATTCAAAAAACCGCCCAGCACATCCAGCAGACGAGCGACATCCTCCTCGTCATTGGGATCGGCGGTTCCTACCTTGGTGCACGCGCAGCTATCGAAATGCTCACGCACCCCTTCAAATACTCTATACCCGGACCAACGCAGCATAAACCACAAATTCTCTATGTCGGTCAAAACTTGAGCTCGACATACATGACGCAAGTGATGCAAGCTCTCAAAGGGAAGGACTTCGCCATCAACATCATCTCGAAATCCGGCACGACGACCGAACCGGCCATCGCCTTCCGGATTTTTCGCAAGCTATTGGAAGATAAATACGGCAAGGAAGAAGCACGGAAACGGATCATTGCGACAACCGACGCCGAACAAGGCGCCTTGCGAGAATTGGCGCAACAGGAAGGCTATGTAACCTTCACGATACCGAGGGACATCGGCGGCCGCTACTCGGTGCTCACGCCAGTAGGTCTTCTGCCAATGGCGACAGCGGGCATCGACATCCAGCAGGTTCTGACAGGCGCCAAACAAGCCTACAACGAACTACTGACCGCGGACATCACCGAGAACAGTGCGTACCAATATGCCATCATCCGCAACATCCTGTTCCAGAAAGGGATGGCGATCGAACTGTTCGTCGCCTACGAACCGAGCCTGCAGTTTTTCGCGGAATGGTGGAAACAGCTCTTCGGCGAAAGCGAAGGCAAAGAACGCCGCGGCATCTTCCCGGCATCCGCCACGTTCACTACGGATCTCCATTCATTCGGCCAGTATATCCAGGAGGGCCAGCGGGATCTGTTCGAAACGATCCTGACCGTCAAAGAACCGGCACATGACCTGGTCATCGGTTCCGATCCTGACAACATTGACGGCCTGAACTACCTGGCCGGCAAGACAGTCAATAAAGTGAACGAACAAGCCACCATCGGCGCACTCAATGCTCACGCAGAAGGCGGCGTCCCGGCGGTCACATTCGAAGTCCCAAGACTCGATGCCTTCACGTTCGGCTATCTCGTCTACTATTTCGAAAAAGCGTGCGCCATGAGCGCCTACCTATTCGGCGTCAACCCATTCGACCAGCCAGGCGTCGAACTGTATAAAACCAATATGTTCAAACTGCTCGAGAAACCGGGCTATACGGAAACCGCTAAATCGATCTGA
- a CDS encoding DegT/DnrJ/EryC1/StrS family aminotransferase — protein MKEGIFLSSPHMSDEGYEMQYVKEAFDTNWIAPLGENVNGFERELAEKVGSKAAAALSSGTAAIHLALKAAGVGEGDIVFCPTLTFSATANPIIYLNAIPVFIDSDYETWNMSPKALEEAFEKYPEVKAVLVVHLYGLSADMDKIMEICKKHNVAVIEDAAESLGTYYKGKHTGTFGDYGIFSFNGNKIITTSGGGMLVSNNEERIAKARFWATQSRDQARHYQHSELGFNYRMSNVVAGIGRGQLKVLDQRVAKKNYIFEFYKRELGGLEGIEFMPSNEWDEPNYWLSSMTLSGKIRPLDIFDALETENIESRPVWKPMHMQPFFEKYNFVGEGVSEKLFENGVCLPSDTKMTDEDLCRVVKTIKGLWQ, from the coding sequence GTGAAAGAAGGAATATTCCTCTCTTCACCACATATGAGTGATGAAGGTTATGAAATGCAATATGTTAAGGAAGCTTTTGATACAAACTGGATTGCTCCCCTTGGTGAAAACGTAAATGGATTTGAAAGAGAGCTTGCTGAGAAGGTTGGTTCTAAAGCTGCTGCAGCACTGTCTTCAGGAACAGCTGCTATTCATCTAGCGCTTAAAGCGGCAGGAGTTGGAGAAGGAGATATTGTATTCTGTCCAACACTTACTTTCTCTGCTACTGCAAATCCAATCATCTACCTAAATGCTATTCCTGTATTTATCGATAGTGATTACGAAACTTGGAATATGAGCCCAAAAGCATTAGAAGAAGCTTTTGAAAAGTATCCAGAAGTAAAGGCAGTACTGGTCGTTCATCTATATGGTTTGTCTGCAGATATGGACAAAATCATGGAGATTTGTAAGAAACATAACGTAGCGGTTATAGAAGATGCTGCTGAGTCTCTAGGTACTTACTATAAAGGTAAGCATACTGGAACTTTCGGTGACTATGGCATCTTCTCTTTTAATGGAAACAAGATCATCACAACTTCCGGAGGTGGAATGCTTGTTTCTAATAATGAAGAAAGAATTGCTAAGGCGAGGTTTTGGGCCACTCAATCCCGAGACCAAGCAAGACATTATCAACATAGCGAATTAGGTTTTAATTATCGAATGAGTAATGTGGTTGCTGGGATTGGTAGAGGGCAGCTTAAGGTGTTGGATCAGAGAGTTGCTAAAAAGAATTACATTTTTGAGTTCTATAAAAGAGAGCTTGGTGGGCTAGAAGGAATTGAATTTATGCCTAGTAATGAATGGGATGAACCAAATTATTGGTTAAGCTCGATGACATTGTCTGGTAAGATTAGACCCCTTGATATATTTGATGCATTGGAAACAGAGAATATCGAATCAAGGCCAGTATGGAAGCCGATGCACATGCAGCCATTCTTTGAGAAATATAACTTTGTTGGTGAAGGTGTATCGGAGAAATTGTTTGAGAATGGTGTGTGCTTACCGTCTGATACTAAGATGACAGATGAAGACCTGTGTAGAGTGGTAAAAACCATTAAGGGGTTGTGGCAGTAA
- a CDS encoding acetyltransferase, with product MKEKLLIIGASGHGKVVADIAKKINKWKDIVFLDDDENIKFSMGVKVIGKSVDLYKYLNEYDFIVGIGSNTIREEIQLKLEAAKASIASLIHPTAVIGEQVKLSNGTVVMAGAVINCCTKLGKGCIVNTGATVDHDNIIEDYVHISPGTHLAGSVKVGKGTWLGIGSIVSNNINIISGCKVGAGAVVVNDITETGTYIGIPARRV from the coding sequence ATGAAAGAAAAACTTCTCATAATCGGTGCTAGTGGACACGGTAAAGTAGTCGCTGATATTGCGAAAAAAATTAATAAATGGAAGGATATTGTCTTCTTAGATGATGATGAAAATATTAAATTCTCAATGGGTGTTAAAGTTATTGGGAAATCTGTTGATCTCTATAAATATTTAAATGAATATGACTTTATTGTTGGTATTGGTAGTAATACTATTCGTGAAGAGATTCAGCTGAAACTTGAGGCTGCAAAGGCAAGTATTGCTTCTTTAATACATCCAACTGCTGTTATCGGGGAGCAAGTTAAATTGAGTAATGGGACTGTAGTTATGGCAGGAGCAGTGATAAATTGCTGCACTAAGCTCGGTAAAGGTTGCATTGTAAATACTGGGGCAACTGTAGATCATGATAATATTATTGAGGATTATGTTCATATATCACCAGGTACTCATCTAGCTGGTTCGGTTAAAGTCGGAAAAGGGACATGGCTGGGTATTGGTAGTATAGTAAGTAATAACATAAATATCATCAGTGGCTGTAAAGTGGGTGCAGGGGCTGTTGTGGTTAATGATATTACGGAGACTGGGACATATATAGGTATTCCGGCTAGGAGAGTATAA
- a CDS encoding glycosyltransferase family 4 protein yields the protein MKKNIWIWNHYATNMFSDQAGRHYWFAEHLIEQGYTPTIFCASTNHFSNENVDTDGRKFIRKQVNDIPFTFINTPQYKGNGQQRIKNMFSFYKGLFPVAQEYASRYGKPDVILASSVHPLTLVAGIKVAKKFGIPCICEVRDLWPESIVAYGALKRKSVITKVLYQGEKWIYKNADSIIMTWEGGKDYIRNQKWDNQIDLKKVSHISNGVVIDTFDKNSEEYKIIDSDLDSKVYKNIVYAGSIRKVNNLGMLLDAAKIIQSQGKKDIRFLIYGSGDESELLMKRCKEENINNVIFKGRVEKKYVPSILKKSYINILHNSSTSLDKYGQSQNKFFEYLAAGKCIVQTYTTGYSICEKYKCGVSANVQNAEEIAKALITASSNEKENDMMGKNAREASFQFDFHKLTEKLINIIESVDEREEASDEFIRKNS from the coding sequence ATGAAAAAAAATATTTGGATATGGAATCATTATGCGACCAACATGTTTAGCGACCAAGCTGGCAGACATTATTGGTTTGCGGAACATTTAATTGAACAAGGATATACTCCGACTATTTTTTGTGCATCAACAAATCACTTTTCAAATGAGAATGTGGATACTGATGGGAGAAAATTTATAAGGAAACAAGTAAATGATATTCCATTCACATTTATTAATACTCCCCAATATAAAGGGAATGGCCAACAGAGAATAAAGAATATGTTCTCTTTCTATAAAGGGCTTTTTCCTGTTGCACAAGAGTATGCAAGTCGATATGGTAAACCCGATGTGATATTGGCTTCAAGTGTACATCCACTTACATTGGTGGCGGGGATAAAAGTAGCAAAAAAATTTGGGATACCTTGTATTTGTGAAGTGAGAGATCTTTGGCCTGAAAGTATTGTAGCGTATGGTGCATTAAAAAGAAAAAGTGTAATTACAAAAGTGCTTTATCAAGGTGAAAAATGGATTTATAAAAATGCCGACTCAATCATTATGACATGGGAGGGTGGCAAAGACTATATTAGGAATCAAAAATGGGATAATCAAATTGATTTGAAAAAAGTAAGTCATATTAGTAATGGAGTAGTAATTGATACATTTGATAAAAATAGTGAAGAATACAAGATAATAGATTCAGATTTAGATAGTAAAGTTTATAAAAATATTGTTTATGCTGGTTCTATTAGAAAAGTAAATAACCTTGGAATGCTGTTAGATGCTGCAAAAATAATTCAAAGTCAGGGTAAGAAAGACATTAGATTCTTAATATACGGATCTGGTGACGAGAGTGAGTTACTAATGAAACGCTGTAAAGAAGAAAATATTAATAATGTTATATTTAAAGGACGAGTTGAAAAGAAGTATGTCCCCTCTATACTAAAAAAATCTTATATAAACATTCTTCACAATTCAAGTACTTCGCTTGATAAGTATGGTCAAAGTCAGAATAAATTTTTTGAATATTTAGCGGCAGGTAAATGTATTGTGCAGACATATACAACTGGCTATAGTATTTGTGAAAAATATAAATGCGGAGTAAGTGCTAATGTACAAAATGCAGAAGAAATTGCTAAAGCATTAATTACAGCGAGTAGTAATGAAAAAGAAAATGACATGATGGGGAAAAATGCTCGTGAAGCTTCTTTTCAATTTGATTTTCATAAACTAACAGAGAAGCTGATTAATATAATTGAAAGTGTAGATGAAAGAGAGGAAGCATCAGATGAGTTTATACGAAAAAATAGCTAA
- a CDS encoding sugar transferase — protein sequence MQSELNTNMKPKLQHPNNNGLYSKYIKRLLDFILSLSALIILSPLLIIVAILIKLDSKGPIFFTQERPGKDMKIFKVYKFRTMVQDAAKQQKVGVEVKGNDSRITQLGKFLRRFKIDELAQLLNILKGDMSIVGPRPTLPEYIKQYEKWELNRFDSKPGLTGFAQVNGNIYLERKEKSAYDIEYIEKISFVTDVRIILKTIAIVVFGEEKFINKSRNQNERGE from the coding sequence ATGCAGTCTGAACTAAATACAAACATGAAGCCTAAGTTGCAGCACCCTAATAACAATGGTCTTTATAGTAAATATATTAAGAGATTACTAGATTTTATACTTTCGTTATCGGCTCTAATTATTTTGTCACCTCTTTTAATCATTGTGGCTATTCTAATTAAATTGGATTCCAAAGGACCGATATTCTTTACTCAAGAAAGGCCTGGGAAAGATATGAAAATATTTAAGGTCTACAAATTTCGAACCATGGTACAGGATGCGGCTAAGCAACAAAAAGTGGGTGTCGAAGTAAAAGGCAATGATAGTAGAATCACACAACTAGGGAAATTTCTTAGACGATTTAAAATAGATGAATTAGCCCAACTGTTGAATATCTTGAAAGGTGATATGTCAATTGTGGGCCCTAGACCAACACTTCCTGAATATATTAAACAATATGAAAAATGGGAATTGAATAGGTTTGATTCAAAACCAGGGTTAACTGGATTTGCGCAGGTTAATGGAAATATTTACTTAGAACGCAAAGAAAAAAGTGCCTACGATATAGAATATATAGAAAAAATCAGCTTTGTCACAGATGTTAGAATTATTCTAAAGACAATTGCGATTGTAGTTTTCGGTGAGGAAAAGTTTATAAACAAATCCCGAAATCAAAACGAGAGAGGGGAGTAA
- a CDS encoding nucleotide sugar dehydrogenase, with protein sequence MSLYEKIANKQERISVVGLGYVGMPLAVAFAKKVDVIGFDLNEKKIELYTSGIDPTNEVGDEVIKHTSVGFTSDETKLKEAKFHVVAVPTPINSDKTPNLAPVEGASTIVGRNLTKGSIVVFESTVYPGVTEDVCIPILEKESGLKCGYDFKVGYSPERINPGDKVHTLEKIIKIVSGIDDESLEEISKVYELVIEAGVHKASSIKVAEAAKVVENSQRDINIAFMNELAMVFDRMGIDTKDVIEAMDTKWNALRFTPGLVGGHCIGVDPYYFIYEAERLGYHSQIILSGRKINDGMGNFVANAIIKKLILANKVVKQSKVVLLGITFKENCPDIRNSKVVDIIKGLNEYGIKPIVVDPCANADEAKSEYDIDLVNLNDIEDADCFVFAVAHSEYVGMEIEQVDKLFSISENREKVIVDVKGILNKEEIEVRGYSYWRL encoded by the coding sequence ATGAGTTTATACGAAAAAATAGCTAATAAACAGGAAAGGATCTCTGTAGTAGGACTAGGATACGTAGGTATGCCATTAGCTGTTGCATTTGCAAAGAAAGTTGATGTCATTGGGTTTGATTTAAATGAAAAAAAGATTGAATTATATACGTCAGGTATAGACCCTACCAATGAAGTAGGAGATGAAGTAATTAAGCATACATCAGTTGGCTTCACTTCAGATGAAACAAAGCTCAAAGAAGCAAAATTTCATGTTGTGGCGGTACCAACACCAATAAATTCTGATAAAACCCCTAATCTTGCTCCGGTAGAAGGAGCTAGTACAATTGTTGGGCGCAATCTTACAAAGGGGTCAATAGTAGTATTTGAATCTACTGTTTATCCTGGGGTAACTGAAGATGTTTGTATTCCAATACTTGAGAAGGAATCTGGCCTAAAATGTGGCTATGATTTTAAAGTAGGTTATTCTCCTGAGCGTATTAACCCTGGTGATAAAGTTCATACACTTGAAAAAATTATAAAAATCGTTTCAGGTATTGATGATGAGAGTTTAGAAGAAATATCTAAAGTATATGAATTAGTAATTGAAGCTGGTGTGCATAAGGCTAGTTCTATTAAAGTTGCAGAAGCAGCAAAAGTTGTTGAAAACAGTCAACGTGATATTAATATTGCTTTTATGAATGAACTGGCAATGGTATTCGACCGCATGGGAATTGACACTAAGGATGTTATAGAGGCAATGGATACAAAGTGGAATGCTTTAAGATTTACTCCAGGTCTGGTTGGGGGGCACTGTATAGGTGTAGACCCATATTACTTTATTTATGAGGCAGAAAGGTTAGGTTATCATAGTCAAATTATTTTATCTGGCAGGAAAATAAATGATGGTATGGGGAACTTTGTGGCAAATGCTATCATAAAGAAATTAATACTTGCAAATAAAGTCGTTAAACAATCAAAGGTGGTATTGCTTGGGATTACTTTTAAAGAAAACTGCCCTGACATAAGGAATTCTAAAGTTGTAGACATTATTAAAGGTTTAAATGAGTATGGAATAAAACCTATAGTGGTTGATCCATGTGCTAACGCTGATGAAGCAAAGAGTGAATATGATATTGACTTAGTGAACCTCAATGATATTGAAGATGCAGATTGTTTTGTATTTGCAGTAGCTCATTCTGAATATGTGGGAATGGAAATAGAACAAGTAGATAAGCTTTTTTCTATATCGGAAAATAGAGAGAAAGTCATAGTTGATGTAAAAGGTATTTTAAATAAAGAAGAAATTGAAGTGCGAGGATATAGCTACTGGCGATTATAA
- a CDS encoding PIG-L deacetylase family protein, translated as MNVLVVAPHADDEILGVGGTIAKYIEEGHNVYVCVVTSGHPSMFPKEVLEKLRAEAIESHKFLGIKDTIFLEFPAVMLSEIPKHEINAKINSVIDELKPEVVFIPHYGDMHLDHWIVSQSTMVGVRPIKEHKILEVYSYETLSETEWNVPHVSNVFIPNTFVDVSIYLDKKIKAMSYFTTQLTNFPHPRSLEAIESLAKLRGSTVGVRAAEAFCLVRRIVI; from the coding sequence ATGAATGTTTTAGTGGTAGCACCACATGCAGATGATGAAATTTTAGGAGTCGGCGGAACAATAGCAAAATATATAGAGGAAGGTCATAATGTATACGTATGCGTTGTTACTAGTGGGCATCCTTCTATGTTCCCAAAAGAAGTGTTAGAAAAATTACGCGCTGAGGCAATTGAATCCCATAAATTTTTAGGGATAAAAGATACTATTTTCTTAGAATTCCCAGCTGTTATGCTAAGTGAAATTCCTAAACATGAGATTAATGCAAAGATTAATAGTGTTATAGATGAACTTAAGCCAGAGGTTGTTTTTATTCCTCACTATGGAGATATGCACCTAGACCATTGGATAGTGTCTCAATCTACGATGGTTGGAGTAAGGCCGATAAAAGAACATAAAATCTTGGAAGTTTATTCTTATGAAACTTTATCTGAGACAGAATGGAATGTACCACATGTGAGTAATGTATTTATTCCTAATACATTTGTTGATGTTAGCATTTATTTAGATAAAAAGATAAAAGCAATGAGTTACTTTACAACACAGTTAACAAATTTTCCACACCCTCGCTCTTTGGAGGCAATTGAATCATTAGCTAAATTACGAGGGTCTACTGTAGGGGTTAGAGCAGCTGAAGCATTTTGTTTGGTAAGAAGAATTGTTATTTGA
- a CDS encoding glycosyltransferase family 4 protein yields the protein MKKVGICGFFGEKNKQFDGQSVKTKQLQEELNKVFGSETVMAVNTFGWKSNPLKLFLNCISLMKNCESIIILPAQNGIKVFIPLFLFLNKVFNRKLHYVVIGAWLPELLSENLYLKNKVSKFNGIYVETNNMIKSLNEMGLKNVNYFPNFKQLEVLEEKDLGYEIQEPYSLCTFSRVVKEKGIEDAIKVVKNINDSIGRVVYTLDIYGKVDESYKDRFEELEKEFPDYILYKGVINFNESVNVLRGYFTLLFPTHYKTEGIPGTIIDAYAAGLPVIASNWNSASEIVIHDTTGMIYEFMESSELEKILFQAANNPIQLNNMRGNCLRMANKYLPKTVIGEFVKNL from the coding sequence ATGAAAAAAGTAGGGATTTGTGGATTTTTTGGAGAAAAGAATAAGCAGTTTGATGGCCAATCAGTTAAAACCAAGCAACTGCAAGAAGAATTAAATAAAGTCTTTGGTTCTGAAACAGTAATGGCCGTTAACACATTTGGATGGAAGAGTAATCCTTTAAAATTATTCCTAAATTGCATCTCCTTAATGAAAAACTGTGAGAGCATTATAATCTTGCCTGCCCAGAATGGAATAAAAGTTTTTATTCCATTATTTCTATTTCTAAATAAAGTATTTAATAGAAAGTTACATTACGTAGTTATTGGTGCATGGTTACCAGAACTTTTGTCGGAAAATCTTTATCTGAAAAATAAAGTAAGTAAATTTAATGGCATATATGTTGAAACAAATAATATGATTAAATCCCTTAATGAAATGGGATTAAAAAATGTTAATTATTTTCCAAATTTCAAACAGTTAGAAGTATTAGAGGAAAAGGATCTGGGTTATGAAATTCAGGAACCATATAGCCTTTGCACTTTTTCAAGAGTAGTTAAAGAAAAGGGTATTGAGGATGCTATAAAAGTTGTTAAGAATATAAATGATTCTATAGGAAGAGTTGTATATACTTTGGACATTTATGGGAAAGTTGATGAAAGTTATAAAGATAGATTTGAAGAGTTAGAAAAGGAATTTCCGGATTATATATTATATAAGGGTGTAATAAATTTTAATGAAAGTGTTAATGTTTTAAGGGGTTATTTTACTCTATTATTTCCAACACATTATAAAACCGAAGGTATTCCGGGAACAATAATTGATGCATATGCTGCTGGGTTACCAGTAATTGCTTCAAATTGGAATTCTGCAAGTGAAATTGTTATTCATGATACCACTGGTATGATTTATGAATTTATGGAAAGTTCAGAATTAGAAAAAATTCTGTTTCAAGCAGCGAATAATCCAATACAATTAAATAATATGAGGGGAAACTGCTTAAGGATGGCAAATAAGTATTTACCGAAAACTGTTATTGGTGAATTTGTTAAAAATTTATAA
- a CDS encoding D-glucuronyl C5-epimerase family protein: MGLSIYNIKKWTRMLTGKSIEHVNQGVGKVYSIPEIKGYYNDLTEKVTKGVDLYDVKLPKLKIENGDEVLFPIAIFQYGLGAYDLYLLKKDKLFLDKFNLCVEWALDTQQRDGSWDNFFFKFPDAPYSSMAQGEGVSLLIRAYKEFNDEKYLVAAEKAINFLIIPLEKGGTTKYVNGDVFLLEATNKPTILNGWIFSLFGLYDYIKVVNDDKVRSIYDRSVQTLINHMGDFDNGYWSKYDLGKMIASPFYHNLHVSLLDAMYEITNESIFKDFSTKWNRYQNNLVNKNYALFKKAVQKIVEK; this comes from the coding sequence ATGGGCTTAAGTATATATAACATAAAAAAATGGACAAGAATGCTAACTGGAAAAAGCATTGAGCATGTAAATCAAGGAGTGGGTAAAGTATACTCGATTCCAGAGATTAAAGGGTATTATAATGATTTAACTGAAAAAGTAACTAAGGGTGTAGATTTATATGATGTAAAATTACCAAAATTAAAAATTGAGAATGGTGACGAAGTGCTATTTCCGATAGCAATATTTCAGTATGGTTTGGGTGCATATGATTTATATTTATTAAAGAAAGATAAGCTGTTTTTAGATAAATTCAACTTATGTGTAGAGTGGGCTTTAGATACCCAGCAAAGAGATGGATCATGGGATAACTTCTTCTTTAAATTTCCAGATGCTCCTTATTCTTCAATGGCACAAGGAGAAGGTGTATCACTTTTAATTAGGGCATATAAAGAGTTTAATGACGAAAAATACCTTGTAGCAGCAGAAAAGGCAATAAACTTTTTAATAATTCCTTTAGAGAAAGGTGGCACAACAAAATATGTCAATGGGGATGTTTTTTTATTAGAGGCAACTAATAAGCCAACAATTCTTAATGGTTGGATTTTTTCACTGTTTGGTTTATATGATTATATTAAAGTTGTAAATGATGACAAGGTTAGAAGTATATACGATCGCTCCGTTCAAACTCTAATTAACCATATGGGAGATTTCGATAATGGGTATTGGAGCAAATATGATTTAGGTAAGATGATAGCAAGTCCCTTTTATCACAATCTTCATGTATCATTGTTGGATGCAATGTATGAGATAACTAATGAGTCTATTTTTAAAGATTTCTCAACTAAATGGAATAGGTATCAAAACAATCTAGTTAATAAAAATTATGCACTATTTAAAAAGGCAGTGCAAAAAATAGTTGAGAAATAA
- a CDS encoding type II secretion system protein — protein sequence MDAPFFILFLLPGKLVIEMDKKHDKGKTSDESGFSLVELLAVVIIVGILAAIAVPMVINQIDKTENEVCAVNRETVKKDYERRLLMNSVIHTTEQFNQFVNESGLSTCPAGGSYQLNRSADQLEVICNVHVKELDDEENGGGDSEVPWL from the coding sequence TTGGATGCCCCTTTTTTTATTTTGTTTTTATTACCGGGAAAGTTGGTGATAGAGATGGATAAGAAACATGATAAAGGTAAAACATCTGATGAATCCGGTTTCTCCTTAGTGGAGTTATTGGCTGTAGTTATCATAGTTGGGATACTTGCCGCTATAGCAGTTCCAATGGTTATTAACCAAATAGACAAAACGGAGAATGAAGTCTGTGCTGTGAATAGGGAGACTGTCAAGAAAGACTATGAGCGACGATTATTGATGAATTCAGTTATCCATACAACTGAACAATTTAACCAGTTCGTGAATGAAAGTGGGCTGAGTACTTGTCCTGCTGGAGGGAGCTATCAATTGAATAGGAGCGCCGATCAGTTGGAAGTGATCTGTAATGTACATGTAAAGGAACTGGATGACGAGGAAAACGGTGGAGGCGATTCTGAGGTGCCTTGGTTGTGA